The following proteins are co-located in the Magnetococcales bacterium genome:
- a CDS encoding ABC transporter permease — MKTLPTRLGQAILDLLQEMGRMLLFLLNVLTLLFVPPFRWRNLLKQIHFIGNRSLFVIVLTAAFAGMVLALQGFYTLARFGSEGLVGPMVALSIIKELGPVLSAFMVTGRAGSAMAGELGVMRIKEQMDALEAMGINPIKYLVVPRLEAGIIALPLLTLIFNVVGIFGGYLVSVHLLGLSSGTYFGGIEAKVDMQDITMSLIKALSFGVIIAWVCTYKGYMTRRGAEGVGQAITGAVVLSSVLVLVWDYFITSIML, encoded by the coding sequence ATGAAAACACTGCCAACCCGCCTGGGACAAGCTATTCTGGACCTTTTGCAAGAGATGGGGCGCATGCTTCTTTTTCTGCTCAACGTCCTGACCCTCCTCTTCGTCCCCCCCTTCCGCTGGCGGAATCTGCTCAAGCAGATTCACTTCATCGGCAATCGTTCCCTGTTCGTGATCGTCCTCACGGCAGCTTTTGCCGGTATGGTACTTGCTCTACAGGGATTCTATACCCTGGCGCGCTTCGGATCGGAAGGGTTGGTGGGACCGATGGTGGCCCTCTCCATCATCAAGGAGCTGGGACCGGTCCTTTCCGCCTTCATGGTCACCGGTCGCGCCGGATCGGCCATGGCCGGAGAACTCGGGGTGATGCGCATCAAGGAGCAGATGGACGCCCTGGAGGCCATGGGCATCAACCCCATCAAGTATCTGGTCGTGCCCCGCCTGGAGGCCGGCATCATCGCCCTGCCCCTGTTGACCCTGATTTTTAACGTGGTGGGCATTTTCGGGGGCTATCTGGTTTCGGTCCACCTGCTGGGGTTGAGCAGCGGCACCTATTTCGGCGGCATCGAAGCCAAGGTGGATATGCAGGACATCACCATGAGCCTCATCAAAGCCCTCAGTTTCGGGGTCATCATCGCCTGGGTCTGCACCTATAAGGGCTACATGACCCGGAGAGGTGCCGAAGGCGTGGGCCAGGCCATCACCGGGGCCGTGGTTCTTTCCTCGGTGCTGGTGCTGGTTTGGGACTACTTCATCACCTCCATCATGCTCTGA